In Tiliqua scincoides isolate rTilSci1 chromosome 12, rTilSci1.hap2, whole genome shotgun sequence, the genomic window TCTTCTGGGTCATTTCGTAGGCCAGGAAGAGAGCACCATTGGAGGGCAGTGCACGGAGCACGGTGGGCGTCAATCCACAGTACAGAGCCATAAACCCTGTGACACAGAAAGAAGGCagcaggtcaggtcaggtcaggccaTGAGGAGAAGGCTGGGGAGAAGCTCCATCTGCCACCCCAGGGCAAGGCAGAGGCGTTCCCCCCGCCACACGCCCTGTTTCAAGAGAGCTGGCTGGCAGCAGGACAAACCTTCTGTCCGCATTATATgcaggaaggaaagcaggaagCCCTCCTGCCGTCCAGCCATGGACAACACCTGAATCCGTGACTTCACCGAATCAATGGGGTAGACAGCCAGCCAGAAGGCAGCACCACCAATGCCCCCACTCACAGTCACTGGGAGGGCACCTGTGAAAACAGATATGCAGCTGAAGCATCACCGTAGTTATTTCAGCACGGCTACTGTCGGAATCTTCTGGGAGGCCTGGTGACTCCTAGAAggctctgggccctgggcttctgGAGTGTTGAAAGAGGATCAAAGCCCTCCCTTCCGCGCTCTGTGCCAGCCCAGACGCTGCCCAAGGAAGAGCCCTGTGTGCTCCAAGGCCATCCAAGACCACGCTTGGGTCAAGCACCTGCGAGAGAGTCTGTGCTCGCCCAGATCCCTCGCAGCTGTCCGTGCAGCAGGTGGAGCAGCCGGGGTGGGCAGGCGAGCAAGAACGCCAGGCTAGAATGGCACTTGGAGCCTCTCTCCCTACAAGCTGGCCGGGCAGAGAGGCCTGCATGCTATGCAGGGCGGAATGCACCAGTGAGCACGTCCCTTCGCTTGGCCCTTGTCTGAGTAGAGATGCCCATGAATTAGATGCCCAGGAGCCTCTGTCTCTGCTGACTGCCGGGGCCCTCAGGCACCACCTCCTCCAAGGAAACTTCtgagctgccatcccaggcacacttgcttcagagtaagcctcactgagctcAGGGTGGCTCACTTCCTAGTAGACACAGGACCTTTTCTGTTTCCAGCTGCCGTCTCCACTTCCTGCACAAAGCAGAACTCTGGGCATCACCGCAGGGCCCTGCCACTGTCAGCCAGCCTGGCTTACCCAGCTCCTCCTTCGACTGGCCAGCCTGGAGGAAGAAACTCCGACTGACTTCATAGCCCCCGAAGAAGAAGAAATAGCCGGGAACTTCCCGCAGCCAGGTGCTAGTCAGGCCCTGGAAGAAGCCCAGGGGGCCCTCCGACTGGAAGATGGCCTTCACCATGGCCCAGGTGGAGCTGCAAGAGGAAGGAGATCCTGGTACACCCCCTGAGCGAGTGGTGTGGCAGCAGAGGTGGTCTCTTCTCTCGCCTGCCTTCATTCAGGGAGACTGACTGCCAGTAAGTTCAGatcaggcaggagggaggccatTCACACACAAAATGGTCATGGCTACAagaatttttaaaagtctcattcACACGGGGAAGGTCTATCAGCAGATCTCCACCACAACACCAGGGGGCACTGCCATGCCCAGTGCCTGTGGCATACCTGCGCCTCGACAGCGCTGTCTGTCCCGTGACCTTCATCTCATGGAGGGCTTGCATCCGGCACTTCACCAGCTCCGTGGGGCACAGAACCATGGAGGAGAAGATGGACGCGAAGGAGCCAGCCAGGGCACTGTGCAGGTCGCTGGAACCAGAGAGAAGGGTCTTCAGAGAGGCTCCAATGAAGACACAATGCAGACCCTTTGTCCAGCTAGGCCAGTGTGGTCTACTCTGGCAGGCGACATCTCCCCAGagcctcaggagagggagccGACCTTCCCCCATCATTGCCTGTGACCTGAGATCCTCCTAACTCAGGGCCCTTCCACATGCAGAGCAGGCTGCAAAGCATTGGCTGTTCCTGGCAGCAGATGGAGCTGCCAAGTCAGGCTATTGGTCCATCTCACCCAGACACTTCTAGTTGGAGATGCTGTCAGAGCCTGGACCTGGGGCTTCCTGCATGCTTTTCCTGAGCAGTGGGCCACCCCCAGGGCACAGTCACAGTTGGAATCCCATCCACTAAGTATCCCGCCCACTTCAGTCCTACTGCAACCCTCCCAACATAACCACTATAGCAGTGTTCAGTGttcctgagcacgtgcagaggaCAGGGACAGAAAAGCCCATACCTGAGCTCCAGAACACTCCCCAGTCCGAAGAGCTGCCTCACTAGCTGCTGGCAGAACCCATAGCAGGCAAACAAGACAGCGTTCTCAGCCACATTGGCCAGCAGGGCCGGGGTGGTGCCCTGGTAGAGGCCATGCATTCCCTCCTGCTGGTAGGTCTTGACTGAGCAGTCAAAGAAGCCCCGGTACATAGAGGGGAAAGTCTGCATCTTCACCTTGATGGTGTCaaagggctgcccgctcagcacACACGCCACACCCCCTGCAAGGAGGCTCAGCATGGTcagtccttccctcccccaagttGCCACATCCACTCAACCACAGCACCCACTTGCCCAAAATGCCTGGTGGCTGCAGAGAGGCCTCCGAAGAGGCACCCCAGAGGCTCCCCATTACCCAGACCCAATGGGCTGATCTCTAAGCAGTGATGAGGGGGTCACCCCCAGGGCTCTccactgcagagaaggagctggtcTCCCTCCGCTGTCCATCCATCTAGCCAGCCCCACTGGTTCCCAAAAAGTCATTCCACTGTTTTGGCATGATCAAAGCTTGCCATGTTGTGCGTTCCCCGTTTCCTTGGGCTTGCCCCCAAcagtctctccctcccccccctccagtggGCTCCAtcaaggggaagccagctctGCGACTCACCTGCAGCCCCTGCTGTGAGGTCGACAAGTGTCTGCACCAGTGGGTGGACCCTGGACTGCTCGGCGGACATCTCAGTGAAGGCAgctggagggcagggcagggcaagtcTTGTAACAGGTTGTCAGGCTGGGAAGAGATCGGGGTCCAAGTGTAATAGGAGGGAGCAGCAGATGCAACAGGCCAAGAGCTGCCTCAGTGTGCGGGGGAGGCCTTGGGGCACAACCCTGAACTGGGCCCACATAGTGCTGTCACCCATGACCAGATGACAGACCAGGCATGAGCACCTGCACCACACCTGAGCTGGGGGGAGGCAcctgtgtggggagggaaggcagtTCTGCTGGATGGAGGGGAAAGAAGCTGGGGGTCAGCCAGTGAGTGTCCTGGAGTGGGCTTGTGTGGTGGGTAGGAGATTCAGCAAGTAAGTGGGGTGGTCACGACTGCTGCACCCAAGGCATGCCTGCCCACACCAAAGAGGATGGGGGGTGTTTGGATGTGACATGCTCTTCATTTTGGGCCGGCACCTGGGTGGATGCTCCCCCAGCCTCATTACTGAAATGATGCCAATAGGACAAATATCTGGGGTTGAGGGTGGTGCAGCACCTTCAGAGTGAACAGTTGCCACCTGTTCTCCCAGAAGGGCTCCTGTGCAGCTGAATCTTTTCCTGTAGGCACATGAAGGAAAGCTTTTGTTCTTGAATGTCTATCTGCTGTGCAAAAGCCTTGCAAGGCAACAGAGACAATCCCCCTTTCCATTCCAGGCATTGCTTTTCAAGGCACTCTGTTTGAGGCTGTCTGCACTGTCCTCCTTGTGTTAAGGAGGTTTGCTGCTGCATTGTACCCAACGCAAAACATTCTCTCCTTCCAGTAAAGGAAAAAGCTAGCAGGTAGGTCAATTTTCTAGTTTACAACACTAATCACTGCAGAACCTGTAAGTTGCCCTGAAGTACTGGTAAACTTGAGGACTAGTCTCATGCAACAGCTTAATTCAGCTCCTGACCTTTGAAATATGCAGTGAGCTCTTGTGGACCCAGACAAGCAAAAGGGAGAGGACcccaaagggaaatgcaagggaTTACCTCCCTCAGCCAATATGAGCCAGTTTTCAATGGTCTCTCTGAACTAGTGCTTGCACCCTTGCATGGAGGGTTAAGGTGGGCCTCCTGTTCCAGGACAGAGTTTCATGTTGCAGCATGCGCTGAGGGGCTCTCTCTCCTATAGACTATGTTTTAAAATTCCATAAGAAACGGAGACAGGGAAAGATTTGGTGCAGTTGGCCATCCTGGTCCTTCCAGAGTGGACGAATTTGCATTTTCAAGGAAAAGCACCAAGTCCCAGCTCAGAATGCTGACGGAACCAGCTGTCCAGTGACACCAATGCTAAGTGTTAGAGCAGTCTTAATGTTTAGCCAGAGACTGTTGTGGCATTTGAGTGCAGGAAAGCCCCCCAGGACATCCCTGAGCCAAGCTGGGAGAGCTGGCAGTTAGAGTAGAATGGTTAATCTGATGGGGGGGAGAGATACACCTTGGCCCAGAGTGCTGTTCAAAGGAGTCTTGTCAGCAGATAATAGCAACACAGGACCTTACCTTAGCTGGCTTTGCAGAAGGCTGATAAAAAAAGCACTATCAGACAAGCTAGAGGGGGGAGGAAGATCAAGCAGCAACTGGAAAGACCTTGTCAGATCCAGTGGAGAGTGAGGAAGAttgtgcaggcaggcagggtgtcTCACAGCAGCTCTGGGGAGGAAGCAGAGACCTGGCCCCTTTGAAAGCAGCATTGCACATCCTTGGGAATTGCTTGGGGACACAACTATATAAACCCCACTCCAGGAAAaccccacagctgctgcagttGTGGGCCTTTGGGGAACCCTTTAAAGGAAGCCCACAACTTAAAAGAGCCCAAGTCAGCAGATTTAGAAGAGCTGAGACTGTTATGGTTTGGACACTTCATTCCAGCCTTTTCATCTCAGAGAAAACTGGACACAACCTGACAAGGGGCCAGGGATGATCAGAACATTCTGCAACCCTTGGTGCTCTGACGTAACAAAGTctattttttggaggggggatggCTGGAGGGAAGCACCTGCTCTGTAGGTTCATCTCCTGGCACCTCCAACAGGAAGAACTTTTCCTGGTTTGGGCCCCTACAGAGCTGTTGCCAGAATGCCCACCAAGGGTCTGCGCTGGGCCAAGGCACGGTCCTGTGAGCACAGTCCTGTTATTGCCTGCCTGGTAGTAAATAGGCCTCTGGACTGTCTGCTTAAAGAATGCAGGCTTTGCAAGCCACAGGGCAGGCAGTGGCAAGCTTAGCTCAGAAGCGGGAGGGGTCAACCCAGGCCCTCAGGCAGTAGCACTCTCCTGCCCACCAAACCAGCACAAGGTGCAGTTCTAGGTGCTGATCACAACTCCACCAGGGCCTGGGGCCAAGTCACCTTAGTTGCCCTCCTGCACTCACATGTCTCTCTTGAACTGTGAGTGTGCTTTGACTGTGCCTGTGCGGCAGCTGGAAGTTGCCTGCCCTTGATATTCCCAGGAAGACAAGATGGTGTCCACTACACAGCTGCTGAAGGAACTACCCTACAAATGGGTGCAAGAAAAGCACTGCCATTTAAACAGAAAGAATCCACAGACTGGCTgggtctgctgctgttgctgggggAGCTGACAACTTTGGTGCTAGGTGAGcctctgcactctgctggccagaCTCTTAGCACACCCCTCCCTAACAGAAGCAGCTGGATAGGTGGAGCTCTCTTGCTCTTTTGCCACCAAACCCCTCATGGAAGGGGGAAGCCAGAAATGGTGGACCACCTGGAGGCCCCATGTAGACTTGCTATAGATTTCAGCAGTTATTACTGCCCTGCAGTTTCTGGGACAGAATATTCAAAAACTGTAGGAAGCAAAACCCTCCAGCAGCAGGGGAAGTTGACTGGAAGTTCCAGCCAGCTCAGCACTGTGCTGCCAGGAGCCACTGGCTAGAACGCTCCTCCTGTCCCACTCAGCACTTACAGCACACCAGAACTGGTACGGCTACAGCAGCTTGATCCTATGTGCACAGGAAGCCGCCTTTGCATTTCCCTCCCCTACACCCAAAACACAGCTGTCTCCCGCCCCACCAGTTCTTGAGAACTGAGCCAGTGCAGAAGGCGACCTACCTCAACAGCAGTCGCCAGGAACGCACCCAGAGCGAGAGAGCCTTGCCCGTTCTGGGCAGGGTCGGTGAGTGCTCAGTGAACTTTGAGCAGTGGTGTCCatgccccttcccccccagcacaCCCTGTTTATATAGGGACCCAGGTTCTTAACCTTTCACCCCATCTAGTCTGCCTCTTATCTTGGATCATGCAACTGCACAGCCTGGTGCATGCTGCTAGCACACCGCTAGGCAGAGATGAAGGCAAGTTGCAGGATTGCTGAGCTCCACTGCTCTGAGATTCAGCTTTGCTATAGAGCTAGTCCTGCTTGTGCACTCTGCGCCCAGATGGCCTGTTCAGACACAGAAGTGGACAGCTGTCCAGCTCTAGCCAGGCCCAAACTCAAGGAGACTGtggagggtggagaagggggtTTCATTTATGTTCAAAGTGTGTTACTGAAGCCCAGAAAAGGCAGATGCAGAACTGGGTAACCAGGCAGACATGCACAAATGTACTCGTCAGACTGTCTAGCTCCCACTTGCAAGGAATGGTCAGGCACTGAGCCCTCTTGCTCCAAATCTGCTCCTCTCCTACCTTCCAAGTCAACTCCAGGGCAGGGGCAacaagccctgccctgccctgccctggaaaGAGGGACAAgctgcacagaggctggatctgatTTCACTCCTGGATGCTCAACACCTATTCTCCCCCCACCATGGTCAATGAACAGGCCCAAGGAAAGCGATGCCTTAGaggcagtgcagctaagagcactGAATCAGGACACCCTCCTACTGatgcaggaaagaaaaaagactGCACGCCAAGTAAAAAAGGCTTAAAATCCCTTTTAATGCATTCCTGTAACAACCTCCAGACAAACTCAACCTGTTAGTGGACAATTACAGTTCAGGTTCACACAAAGAAAATCTCATACTTCTACACAAGACAGGCAAAGTTAGGGTTCTACAAACAATCTTTTTAATCGAATTTAACAGGGAACTGTTTCTTTGTTCATAGTTTGTACTTTTCTACCAGTAAAAAATTAAAGAATGGTACAACACGTTGAATAATTCATCCTCAAACCACCACCTCCTGGCCCTCTTGGCCACACCAGCAAGctacagaaaagaaaaagtggtCCAGAGAAAAAGTAAAAAGCTACAAGTTTTAAAAAactacccctcccctcccccctctacATGATAAGCCGTTTGAAGCTACAGAGATGTACAGGCCCAGAGGCCCTGCCCCAAGTCTCCAGCGCtgtgcctttggagggctgggcgGAGACAGAGGTGCCCTCCAAGGGCTGGCGAGTTGCCTGGGGACAAGCTGGGCGGAGCTGCTCGGGGAAAAGACAGACATCAAGGTCCTAGCCTGGCCTCACGCACTTACAGCTACTGAAGCCTCCCGGGATCCACCTTCACATTGTGGTTTGCAGGAATGCACCTTGTGGTGGCGCAGACTACACTCTCTACACACCTGGCTGCATGCCCTTCACTAAGGCCAGCCCCTGAGGGTCGCTGGAAGGGATTGGCCAGGGCACAGGACCCCCACCCCATTAGTATCGACGACGCTTGTTGGGGCCAAAGTCTCCACCAGGTGCTCCCCTGTTGAATCCTGGTGGGTTTCCTCCCATCGTGCCAAGTCCTTCCATTGCACTGCCCTGGCCAAAGCGGTCTGCAGGTGGCGGTGGAGTCTAGTGTGGAGCAAGAGAGAAACACCATTGAGCATCTGTTGTGAGGACCCTGCAGCTCTCAGCCAGCCTCCAACTCACGACTGCTTCCCTATGAGAAACAACCACCACGGGGAAAGCTACCGGTCGGCGCAGCTTAGGGATGACTGTGTTAAAGACAGACTACAACCAGAACGAGGCCTATGTTTCCTCTGGATACTGGAGCCCTGCCAAAGTTCACACAAACCCAATGCCCCACTCTGCAAGCATCCGTCTGCCTCCAAGCCAGGGCCTGTCGCTATCAAAGCTCACTAAGGGGCATGGCCCAGGGAGCCAGGACATTTGGGCCAAAGGCAGCAGGAGTGCCAGTGCCACCAGCACACTGCATCCTTGCAAGGGAGTCCAGCTGGAGGCACTGCCATGGGGAATAAAGGGTCACAACTGTTCCTCTGAACAGAACTGGGCCACTACTGAAGCTGAAGCACACTGTCCCCCAAGGCAGCTGTCAGAAGCCACAACCACACCCAGGCCTGGTCTTACACCTTGGTCTCAAAAGCAAGCAAGCCCAGGAGTCAAAAAGCCCATCCTATCAGCACATAAGCCCATTTGCTATGCTGCAATCACAGCGGGTCTCGTATATGGAAAGCAGCTTGCCTCTGCAGACCCCCCCTGTTGGAGGAGAAGCAGCCCTGAGGCAGAATCCTAAGCACAACAAGGCTTGGGTTTCTAGGGGTCCATCCCATTGTGCCCAGTTCATGCAAGCCAGCTCTGCCTACATGCTAATCAGCAGTTGCCAGGCCAAAAGCAGGAGACAAAGTTggtccttgccccctcccctgcagcacaGTGTGGCTTCCTGAAGCCTCCCCCCACGACACCTCTTCTAAAGTGTTCCTTGACATTCTGTGGCTGCCTGCCTGGATGACGCAAGCTCAGTTGCAAAGGCTGAGATTTTTACCCTGAAAAGACTACTAGAACAGACCCCTTCACCCCCAGTTCTACTACAGGTGGCTAGCACTTGTGGACATTACCATTCCCATAGCTCCATCAGGAATCATTGGGCCAGGACCAGCAGCAGGTGGTGGCCCAGCTGGAACACTAGCGCCTCCAATTGACCCTCGGTTGTTCATGCCGATGGCACCTGGAAGGAAAAGAACAAGACAGTCTGGGCATGTACAAACTGAAGGACAAGGTGGATGTGAAGGCAAGCCTACAACCCAACAGCTGAGGCAGGAGGCCCTTGCTTTGCACGAAGGGGGTCCTGGGCTTAACTccggcagcatctccaggtgatACAATCCCAAGCAACAGGGTCAGGAAAGGCCTTCAAGGAATGCTGCTAATGGAAGCAGATTGAGCTAGACCAGCACTAAgtctccaggagcagctgctacAGCCACAGCCCTGCCGTTCCAGTGACTGAAGATAACCCAGCCATTTCCCCCGAGGCACACGTGCTGTAGCCCTGCCGTCCTGGTGATCCGAGCTGTTTGGAAGGACACGCCTCCCTCCCTTCACTTAGCTCCCAGTCAGCTGCAGTCACCACAATGGGAAGCAGCCAGCCCAGTCCAGAACGAGAACCCCAGGACAGTGTGTTAACTCAAGTCCAAGGAGTGACTCACCTCCCATGCCCATCTGTCCCATCCGCATATCTGGAGGCTCCCtctgaaaaacaaagaaagaactgGCCTTAAGCCACATTCTACAATATTCCTTGCTCCAAGAGAGGGTGTGAAAGTTCCACCTGCAGCAGACCATGGATGGTCCAAAAACCCCCCTACCCCTAGTAGAAACAAACCCCCTACCGCATCAGGAAAGTTCCCCTTGAATCCTTCCTGCTGTCGCCTCATCatctcctcctgctgcctcctcatcTCCTCCTCACGGCGCCTGcgttcctcctcctgcctacAAGGGAAACTCCTACATAGTCTCACTGATTGGACAGCCACCAAACAAGAACCAGCTTTACTGCTGCAAACCCTACCCCTGGCAGCACAAGGATGGCTGCCCTGAAGTGAGGAGGGAGGGTCCTGCTTCAGAAGGCGAGAAGCAAAGTGTCCTGAAGGAGACTGCACAGATCTGTGGCTCCAGCCACAACTAAGACACCGATATTCTGAAGACTGGATAACACTACAGGCACTGCCTTCTCTGGCCCCTTCTGCTAGGCAGAGGCACACACAGGAATCTGTGGCACAATGCTCCCAACTGCTGAGACGTAACGCAGCTGCAGAAcatctcaaactatgggtcaggacccaccaggtgggttgaaagccaatttcaggtgggtccctgttcatttcaatattttatttttaatctattagacttgatgccatcaTGCGATGGGACAggatttgggaaaatgttacagatctgtacttttaacaagctgctatgtatattcttttaacaacgatagccaatggggcttactcttgggtggaaatgtgggtaggactgcgTCCTAGGATTGTTATACGtttccctgtttgatgatgtcacttctggtcatgacatcactttcgctgggccctgacagattctcattctaaaaagtgggtcgcagtgctaaatgtgtgagaagcactgctgtagtgAATACATTGCGAGCTACAGATGTTTTCAGGCTCACTGCAGGGAGGCAAGAATGACCCCAAGAGACCTGCTGACCACCGGCCCGGCTCTCCCGcgctcctctccaccctcctgcTCACCTGAGCTCCAACTGCTTCCGCTTCTGCACCTCCTGATTGTGCAACTCCTCCATCCTCCTCAGCTCCTCCTGGCGCCTCATTAAGTCTGGAGGAAACATACAGGGGATTAGCACCACCTGCCCTGCAAGCATGTCCCTAAGAGCGGCCAACTGCTCCCAGCCTGCTGGCCCTCACCTTGTCTCATGAGCATGACCTGATGCTCGTGGCGAGCAGCCTCCAACTCCAGCTCCAGCTTCTCCCGCGCCTCCTTAATGTTGCGGTCCActtgctcctgctgttgcttctccATCTCAATCAAGGCTTTCCAGCGCATCGCATACTCATACTCAAAGGACCCAGGCTGGGCGAAGCGAGGGGGCTGCTCACGCTCCCTGAGGGTGCAAGAGGAAATGCCTGGCCACCCATGAACATAAGAGGCAGCCTGTGCCAAGG contains:
- the LOC136663170 gene encoding mitochondrial ornithine transporter 1-like encodes the protein MSAEQSRVHPLVQTLVDLTAGAAGGVACVLSGQPFDTIKVKMQTFPSMYRGFFDCSVKTYQQEGMHGLYQGTTPALLANVAENAVLFACYGFCQQLVRQLFGLGSVLELSDLHSALAGSFASIFSSMVLCPTELVKCRMQALHEMKVTGQTALSRRSSTWAMVKAIFQSEGPLGFFQGLTSTWLREVPGYFFFFGGYEVSRSFFLQAGQSKEELGALPVTVSGGIGGAAFWLAVYPIDSVKSRIQVLSMAGRQEGFLLSFLHIMRTEGFMALYCGLTPTVLRALPSNGALFLAYEMTQKKLTGLAERMT